DNA sequence from the Conger conger chromosome 18, fConCon1.1, whole genome shotgun sequence genome:
GTGGCACATTGGCTTTTatcgttattgttattgttattgaaaTGGCTGTGGCTCCTGTTTTTAAACCTTTGGGAGATTCCTCCAGATGGTCGTAAGCACAGCCACATTACTCCACCCTTGCAGCTGGATTTAGTTCCGTTAGGCATTGAGACTTcctgggtttgggtgtgtggaCACTGAACATCTCCTCCACACATTCTGCACGGCGTTGCTAGCTTAGCGATTCTGTAACCACATAAAGGGATATTTATCGCGGTGACCAGCTGACTTTTACGTACAGAAATCCCCAGATACAAATTTTCCGTCACAAAGTTATCAAGGAGAACAATATCTAACGGAGCAGAATGACATCGACATGCAAGGAAGAACCAGAATTCTCATCTAGAATGAGCGTTGTGCACGATgtcgggggcgacatggctcaggcagtaagagcagtcgtctggcagtcggagggttgccggtttgatcccccgcccgggcagtgtcgaagtgtccctgagcaagacacctaacccccaaatgctcctgacgagctggtcggggccttgcatggcagccaatcgccgtcggtgtgtgagtgtgtgtatgggtgaatggagaagcatcaattgtacagcgctttggataaaggcgctatataaatgcctgccatttaccatttacgatGTGCGTGAAACAGGTTCGAACAGGGATCTCAACCGTCGCTGACCAATTTCTGGTATTCTTCTGGTATTGTGCTCCCTGTTCCATAGGGTAGTGGGCGTGTACACTGCAGCACCTGAAGCGGATCCACGGCTAAACTAAAAAATGTCTTCTTACATATTCATTAAAGTATCTAATCTCAATATGTGAGCTGCCCTGAGTGAAATAAAATGAGCACATGTGAACATACTGAAGCAGTATGGCCGCACCTCAGCTGTCAGCAGGACCTCCTGTGTACACAGTGACAAGCCCAGCAGCCTACAGAGTGGCCTCATAGTCAGAACAGATCCATACTCATCATCctggggggcagcctgtagcctcggggttaaggtacatgactgggacccggagtagccacgataagatcagatcagctgttgggtccttgagcacttaaccccatattgctccagggtggcAATGCTTAGTACAATCAACTGTATGACaatttggataaaaagtgtcagctaaataactgtaaacatgaaatattgcCATAGTTACAATACCTAGTCCTATATATGGTACAAATATTGATgaccctggttatgggtatgcactttgttgtacgttgctctggataagagcgtctgccaaatgccaataatgtaatgtaatgtaatgtaatgactttaTGAAGAGATCACCAACAGAGCCTCATACTGTATTATCTTACagtaacatactgtattatattacatacaatacagtatgtgtggctCTGTCGGTGGTCTCTTCATAAAGTCATTTTGTGCCACTCCATAGGAGTGCAAGGCAATCAGACAGGGGCTGCCAATCACAAGTTTCAACTCTAAGTAATGACAtttaaacagcatttttgaCCCTGGCAGAAAATCCCCAAAAGAAAAGGAGATcaatataatattacatttgaaGGAACAGCGCCCTTAAAGCCTGGAAGGTAATTCGACAAAAAAAGGTCTGCATGTGTCAAAATTGAAAGTAATTCTACACAAGATCCACACTGCAAACTTTTTACCTGGGGTGGAACTCCCAGGCTGGTCTGGAGGAACCAGCGGCTGCCCATTCCCTCCCAAGGTGAGCCTGGAGGACTCCACGGGGGAGGCTGCTGTCACACCTGCCTTGTTGAATCAGTCAGAAGTGTGTTTTCTGGACCGGCTGACGTGACAGGTATGAAAAAGCTGGCGGCCGGTAGGAGCCTCGAGGGGCTGATGTTAGTCACTCTGCAGGTTTTTCACAGGAACAGACAGGGAGGTTGACCAGAGCAGGGGTTCTCTGTGGTTTCACTGGGCGGTCGTCAGGGGCGTAGGTAGGGCTTGAGGTTTGGGGAAGCTAATCCCGTAGAAATTATGTATAGCCTAAGCATTCAGTGATAATATTACACAAAATCACTTAGGCTACATGTtctagggggggtgggggggggctaaAGCCTTCCCATAAACGGTCTAACTACGCTACTGGCGGTAGTCATATTGATGACCACCCAAAAAGGACAATGTGTAAACTACAGCTTTTGTGCCCTCCTATATGCCATGCTTCAACACGCAGAAATTAACAAGCGGCAATGTTTCCGTAAACTTAAATAATGAATCGAAAATGACCCCTTTTTAAAAGAGGAACATGGTACACAGGTACATATCTAGCTTTCTTTGtaaggtgtgagtgaggtgtgtccGGGTGATGTTGGTGGCACAGGTGgggtgacagagagagcagttgCATTATTTTCGGTGCTTTTGAAAATTTAAATTCACCTTGAACTCACTGCAGTCACTGGCAGAGTTTGCTGTATGTGACTGTTCCCTGGTGAACAATTTGGCAAAGCAGTCAATCTGGATATCCCGCCGGAAACAGCCTGGCTCTGCATGTTCCCCTTAGCTACTGCGATGCATTTGGTTCTACGTGTTCCCCTAAGCTACGGAACATGCGTTTGGCTCTATGTGTTCCCCATAACTACGGCGACGTGCTTGGTTCTGCATGTTCCCCATAGCTACTGCCATACATTTGGTTCTACGTGTTCCCCTTAGCGCATTTGACTCTGTGCGTCCCCCCTGTAACTTATGTTCCCCTTAGCCAGACACTTTCAAAATGGTGCAACCCCTCTCCGCTTGAACGGAAAGGTACTACAAAGGTATAACATGTTGACGGGTATTGCACCGCCCTCTCAGGGGCTAACATGAGCTGCTGAATGCCATCGATTCTGCGCAGCAGAGAAAGATCGGGTAATGTTtgaaagctttttttcctgaagaGAAGAATAATGCGATTTTACTGGCATCTTCTGCTTAACGCTTTGAGTCCAATCGAATATTTGCACAGCATTGCTTGTTTGCTGGTGAGGTGTAAATATTAGCCAGCCACCCGAACGGTGATTAAATGTCACAGTCCCCAGGTTTGAATCTACCTGCGGAGCGCTGTGTGGAATAACAGCACGTCCTGTGGGCTCGTCTGCAGCCCAATTTCCACAGTGGCTCAAGAGCGCCCCCTGCCAAACtatgataaaaacacaaatataaaccATACTTACCAGAGTAGGAAAACAATGAACCATACATTATCTCAGTTAATGTACACTTATTTTACGGTATAAATGtcgtataatttttttttttgtattcaacATTCAGgactgaaacaaaaaaaggcagtAAAATAGTCCTTTATTATATACTATGGTATAATTACATGGACACAGCATAGTGTGCATCCCCATGACTTTCCCAGTCAAcgaatacagtacatttacattataggcatttggcaggtgctcttatctagagcgacgaacaacaaagtgcatacccatagctagggacaagtgcactgaaagaccctagagggaagtacagtttcaagtgcaaagaagataaaaaaataagaacttgggccttgtagattaatccgacaaaggattatatctataaaaccgttttaaaaaaacacaatgggAAAAAATAATACACACTCATGTAAAACCAATAATACACACTCATGTAAAACCAATACAAAAAAGCATCCTAGCAAACACAACTATAATAATGAGACACACCGTTGTGAGAGCTGAAAATAAGAGATAAGAATCCTGTGACAGGTAGCAGCGCATCATGGTCTTCTTGACCTCATCAGTTCATGCCAGAAAGCAAAAAACGTAAAAACTAAAGTGACTTGTATCACAATGGCTTGATGGGCGTTTCAGTGGAGGGATGGTGCCCTCCTGTGGTGAACTGCAAATTACATCGTTTTAAGTATCACAACACATATGTGCATGTACCGTAAATGTGAGACCTCTCTATACCATTTCATTATTGTGACATCCTTCACTCTACATTTGATATCATTAGCCCGACACCAACATGGTTTAATTCTGACAAAAAATTCCTTCAGAGATATACATGGCACCCTCCACGTGATTTCACTCCTTGTTTAAACTGTTCTTATGAAAGCAATTAGGCTTACAGCCTATGGCACATCCCAATGCATTATTACTGTTGATAGTCCATCATGCCTCCAACTCCCAGACTGAATGTCTCCAATCAGAGCTCTTGGACGATGAGACATCCTAGCCAATTAaagccccccttcccctgcccacAGACCGCACTGGGCAATGGTATGGTGAGGATTCTGAGTTAAGGCACAGTTCATTGTGCCATAACCCAGTATTTTATATGATTTTGTATTaattgcattttacattacattttagtcatttggcagatgcttttaatccaaagcgacttacaagtgcataggttctaccataagtcaaagcatcacatccagaaactagcaaaatacacatgaaatgctgttctaaacatagttgtcatcataagtgcattttttttttttttttttttttggggggggggggggaaatatccttagacaaggatagggatatcagaaaggaggggcaggggaaatttCTGTCTCCCCTACTTTAGCATTGACACTGTTTCACATCAACCCTGGTGAATGCATGTCTATCCCACACAGTTATTTAATTAGGCCTTGTACACAGTCACCATTGACTCATGCTCAAGCACTTTTAGTAGCGAGCGGGCCGGCCTGTTTTCCTATCAGGAGGATCAGGTCCTTGACGATGTCTTTGGCCTCTGGTCTACCTTCTGGAGCTTCGGAGAGCATCTTCTTGATGAGTGCATGCTGAAATAAACCAAGCGGTATACGTACATCATGTGATCAGCAGAGCAAACCCTTCTCTCCGACTCACTACTAAAACTTAATACACCCAAATGTTCTGCAAACATAAACCAGGATCCACATTACCCCTCTACCAGAACTTCATAACAACTTCCTTGTTAAAGCAAGATTTTGAATTCCAAAACAAATTGACATTACAGATCATCTACTCACTGCTTATGTCTCCTGCCTTAATTTAGGAAACTGAAAAAACAGTGGTGGAAAACCCTCTAGAAATCTACAGTACAGCCGTTGGAGACCAATTCACTGCTCTCCACTGTACTGGGAGTGTTACTATCATACTATCTGAGAATTTTGCTGTGTTGGCTTGACAGTCTGGTAGACAATGCACTCCAaccctggagagagggagatgaaggCGAGATGGAGGAGAGATGAGGGAAAGATtaaggagagatggaggagatggaggagagatggagggagagataaagGAGAGATGAGGGAAAGattagggagagagggaggagagatggagggagagatgaaggagatggaggagagatggaggagatggagggagagatgaatgacagatggaggagagaacagCAGCAGGTTCAGAAGACAACAGGGTCTTGAGGGAGTAAGAGTGGTGAGAACAGTGATTCAAAGGCCGATACTGCCGGAAGAGCAATGTATTTACGAGGTGTCAAGAACACTCACCTCAAACCTGTGCTCCTTACGGAACTTCTCTGGAAGGAATCCTCTCCTCAGATCAACCCAAAGCTGTATAAGACAACATTCtacaattcagaaacaaaaacgCTGCTCATCCAGCTCCCAAATAATCATTGGGATGAAGTCTGGAATCGTGTGAAATCTGAACAACCTTCTACTCACTTACCATCACTCGCTCCATGCCGGTCGAAAGCCTCCAGAGTATTTCGAAAAAGATCAAGCCAAGGGGAAAGATATCCACTTTCTCATCATATTCACTCCGGTTTTCCTGTCATAGAAATGGAATCACTTTATAAACAGCAGTTGTATCTAACGTCCTTCTTTGCCCACTTTCACCTGTTTGAAGAACGGTTCCCTGCTGAgattctgaaacagctggttgacaaattcagaccagctcccagctcaacatgatttacctggttgaccagttcagactagctcccagtTTGGCcaaactggttgaccagctcatacccagctagaccagcttatgaccagcttaaccagctcaaTTCCCAAGATGTCAAGttgacatagctggattttacagcagggttgtaTTAAGTACAACACCCAACAAAGGCCTGGCTCTGCTTTTAGGGCTAGCTTCAGCTCAATCGTTCATAAACCCTGTCCGTTAAAAGAGGCAGGCTtgtgctgtgcttgtgtctgtgggaCTGAATGAACGGGCAGGGTGTGAATCGGAAAACACCCGTCTCTGTGTATGACCAGCTTAATCAGCATAATTTTCGAGCTGgtaaagctggcatagctgaatTTGACAACAATCTCCTGATAGAATGGCCATTAAAATGACTCATTTTTTCTGATTCAGTCTTTCCAGTACAGCTAAAAAATTTGCCTCacatataaataaaagaaacatgTATTCATCAATAACCTGTTCAGGGCTCATGTAAGATTCTGTTCCTGTTTTCTTGGTCCGTTCAATAGCAGCGccatttttgtcctttttttttgtcacaagTCCAAAGTCTCCAATCTTAACTGTACCGTCACTTCCAAAGAGTATGTTGTCAGGCTAgagcaaagcaaaaaaaatacacaatgtGCAACATCACTTTGCAAATAACATGCAACAAGTTTCTACGTTGTAATTCCTAAATGTTTAACAACCTACCTTCAAGTCTCTGTGAATATGTTCCTGTGAATGAATATATTCCACTCCACCCACTATTTCCTGAAATATGTTCAGCGTCTCCATTTTTCCTCGGGCCTCCTCATGATTCTTCTTATCGATCCAGCCAGTCAGTGTCCCCCCCCCACAGAACTCCATTTGGATGTACAGGTATGTACTGGGGGCACTGCAGAAAGAGCACAGGGCAAGCATGAACAGACAGGTACACCTGAGAAACGATATGCAATAGGAAAAAGGCAGCTGCAATAATTATAATCAGTACcaaacattacaatacattaaagAAGTTGAATTGGTTGTTATATTTTGTGAGGTGCATTGTGAGGTACTTGTGAACTTTACTTTGATTTGAAGGATACATCTGATGACTCTGATCCATCTTCTTCATCAGATTCATCCTCTTCATCAGATTCATCCTCTTCATCTTTAAACCTGAAGGAAAATTTCACCACAAAtgaattgagaaaaaaataatctcaaCTCTTTTCATACAATATGAAAATTGAAggattgttcatttatttacacaaacTTGACTAAATAAGAGCAAAAAATTCGCGGATAAGAATGCATCAGCACTCTAAGCTAAAATGTGTTTCACTGCAAGGTATAAGTACTCTAAGCTAATGTGATTCTCTGCAAGGTATAAGTACTCTAAGCTAACGTGATTCTCTGCAAGGTATAAGTACTCTAAGCTAACATGTCTTTCTCTAGAATGTATTAGTATTCTAAGCTAACATGCCTTTCTGTGGGTTGCGGGGGACTTGACTCTTTCCAAGTTGTGGAGTAACGCACAATGTTGGGGTGCTGAAGTTGTGCCAAAGCTTCAACTTCACGCAATGcatgcctgagagagagagagggagagagataaaaaaaaaacactaacagcATTATGATTATTCAAGGAAGTCTAACAATCAAGtgttatatacatttttactgcATATGGtgctgtatttacattaatgaTAAGCATTTCTTATGTAAGCATTTTCTTATGTAAGTTCCAGAATAATTGGCACccttgaaattaaatgaaggaGAGGCACCTCATACCCATGGTGAGACATGGTGGTGCAGCAGTGATGTATATAGGTCCGGGGGCACTGGTTAAGATCAATATTAtatcaatattttaatttggaGAATCTGCATAGAGAAATGGTCCAAAGTCCCTCAAAATGTGTTCATTGACcctgtcaagcattacaggagaAGTCTCcctgctgttatccttgccagaggtggatgtgtagcagggttagctcggctagttAGCACAGGTAAGTGAAGGCTTGTGGCAGGCTACCGTGACAACGCTCCCTGATGtcataaccctcaaattcaaaagaatgtTGTTGGCCTTGGCTCGAGGTGAGTTcacctttagctgactggtgaCGCATTTGTATAACAAAtctttggacaagtgagaggctggggttcaaatcccaccttggaaaacaaaaatcactCTCTCATTACAGATGCACCCAGTGGTGCCAATAATAAATGATCTGGGTTATTGTGTACGCATTTtctattaaatgaatgtttgattttggttggttccattgaaacattaataaagtacagtatgttcacATGTTCCAGTTCCTATTCCAGTTATTAGAATAATGTAAAATCACTCACACATAATACTTCACCACCTTAATGGCATAGTATGTCTTATCAAGGTTTTGTTTTGCCTTATAAATGTCTCCAAATCCACCTTCATCCAGCTTCTGTATTGAACTGTATTCCTCCGAAAACCTAAAAACACGCAAACCATTAATGTCCAGGTAATGTCTCCTTCTTGCaacaattacagtacagtagccatgttacattacattattggcatttggcagacgctcttatccagagcgacgtacagttgattagactgagcaggagacagtcctcccctggagcaatgcagggttaaggaccttgctgaagggcccaatggctgtgcggatcttattggggctacaccATGTCAGTTCCTGCCTGGAGCCACAGTCTACTGTTCTAATCATATACTTTCATTCCGGTGTGAAAAACAATTATCCTTACTGCAACTGGCGCTATATAAAAAGTCACTCTCGGTAGTTCACGTGCATTCATATGAATACTCTCCTCCCAAACAGCTGTGGTCTCACAAAAGAACTCAGAACCTACAAACAGATACATTCAGGGGCTTTGTTGTATTTACACTATTTACAGTAATAAGGCCAATTTAGAGTGTAGCGACAGAGCATTGCTGCGACTGACGACTGCTATGGATGTCGCTGGTTGCATCGATaatttggtttatactctggaGACTGGAGTGAATTATAAGTTTACAGTGGGTGACAATATACTTTTGCAGGTACACAGGTGAAGCTAAAAGCTACACTGCAGTGTAGTGTACACCTACCTTGAGACGGGCAGATGAGACGTAAGTCTGTTACTGTCACTGCTTTCACCAGTAGTCCATACTACTGAATCATTTTGGTTGTCACTGCAGAAAaaggaacattttaaaaagtatgaaactctgaaacacacacgtgctcaaTGCAAGCATTCTCACTCAtgtattgcacacacacacacacattttccacgTTTATATCATCCGTACCTTCCTGCTTTCTTATGTCCGTGTCCGTTTTCCTCAGCgcagctccagagggagggatcGTCTTTAGACCACTTCGTTTGTTCCACCTCTCCACTTGCCAGCATGCCGTAGAGTTGGGCGTTAACAGCTTTGCAGGGTTGGTTCAATTCCCT
Encoded proteins:
- the pkz gene encoding protein kinase containing Z-DNA binding domains, translated to MSTLNASGGAENLEEKICAFLKRKGAVGLKALEIAKGVGLTKAKDVNKALYDLQKAGRLQKAGETPPLWSLAGPCVSAEGPCVSAEGPGAPSLAVAPSKDKIKTILRSLSGRGGVTAKKLARELNQPCKAVNAQLYGMLASGEVEQTKWSKDDPSLWSCAEENGHGHKKAGSDNQNDSVVWTTGESSDSNRLTSHLPVSRFSEEYSSIQKLDEGGFGDIYKAKQNLDKTYYAIKVVKYYVHALREVEALAQLQHPNIVRYSTTWKESSPPQPTERFKDEEDESDEEDESDEEDGSESSDVSFKSNAPSTYLYIQMEFCGGGTLTGWIDKKNHEEARGKMETLNIFQEIVGGVEYIHSQEHIHRDLKPDNILFGSDGTVKIGDFGLVTKKKDKNGAAIERTKKTGTESYMSPEQENRSEYDEKVDIFPLGLIFFEILWRLSTGMERVMLWVDLRRGFLPEKFRKEHRFEHALIKKMLSEAPEGRPEAKDIVKDLILLIGKQAGPLATKSA